The genomic segment TGTGCCGATGGTCTCGAGTAATCCGGATAACGGTGAAGAGAGATGAGTCGGAAACTCGCACCCCCCGCGTTTCCGTCGTTTCTCACGAAGCCCTAACGACGGGAGTGACAACGAAGGAATCCTAAGACACCCACCCCACGTTTCCGTCGTTTCTCCAAGAGGGTGTTGGGTGAATGGATACGAACCAGGATACAACAGATGCGAATATTGAGGGAAAGTGAACTGCCTCGGTCCGAGGTACTCGGCCTGCTCTACCTGTAGAGGTTTGAACAACTATAGAACATAGATTAAAGAGGGTGGAGCGAGAACTGTCCACCAAGTAAATTCGGCTTTTTGACGAAACGACTAGTAGTTCGTTTCGTCGGACGAAACAGAGGTTCTAGGACGGTTGAGATACAACCATTTTATTAGTGGAAGATACGCTCTCCCTCTAAGATTGTCTTACCGACCGACTCTTTCGACTGGATCACACCCTATTGCTGAAATACGACGGAAACGTGGGGTGTGTGGGTTAGCCAGCTCTCATCACCAACCCTCTCTCCTCTATCGATTTGTTGTATTACGTCGGAAACCTGGCTATCTTATCAAAAATCCAATTCCGCATCGAAATGGCTCCTACGAGTCGAATTCGACAAAATTACGTCGGAAACTCGGGGTGGTTCCATCCACTAGTTTTATACTTCCGGCACTCACACTCTGTCATATTAAATGACACCTGACTCTTCATCCAACTCCGTTGACGATCCGTTGTTTGATTCCGGGCATCGAATTTTCTCGAACAAGGATCTCCTGAAAATCGGGCACGTGCCGGAGGCCGACCGGATCGTCGGTCGCGATGAAGAGATATCAAAACTGGCGAAGCGTCTGAACGGCGCCGTTCACGGGTACTCTCCCGAGAACGTGATGATCTATGGAAAAACCGGGACGGGAAAGTCGCTTGTTTCACGGCACGTCTGCCAACGTGCCCAAAATGCGGCTGAAGAGGGCGTCGATATCGGGATTGCATACCTCGACTGCGCCGAAGACAATACGGAGACCCAGGCGATTTCGTCCCTCGCTGCAAAACTAAACGACGAGACCATTACTGATATCTCTGTCCCTCACACCGGTCTCAGCACGGCGAAGTACTACAAACTCCTCTGGCAGACACTCGACACACAGTTTAATTCTGTTATCATCATTCTCGACGAGATCGATCTGATGAACGATGATAGCGTGCTGATGAAACTCTCGCGAGCTGAAGAGGCAGGGAAGATCGACTGCAGTATTGGCGTCATCGCGATCAGCAACAAAATCCAGTACGTGGATAATGTCAACGAACGCGTGAAAAGCAGCTTCCAGCATAAGGAGCTGTTCTTCAAGCCATATGATGCAGACCAACTCCGCGAGATAATGTACAACCGGGAGGACGCCTTCCAGGATGACGTCCTTTCTGAAGATGTTATTCCGCTTTCTGCTGCGTTTGCT from the Natronococcus sp. AD-5 genome contains:
- a CDS encoding orc1/cdc6 family replication initiation protein; the protein is MTPDSSSNSVDDPLFDSGHRIFSNKDLLKIGHVPEADRIVGRDEEISKLAKRLNGAVHGYSPENVMIYGKTGTGKSLVSRHVCQRAQNAAEEGVDIGIAYLDCAEDNTETQAISSLAAKLNDETITDISVPHTGLSTAKYYKLLWQTLDTQFNSVIIILDEIDLMNDDSVLMKLSRAEEAGKIDCSIGVIAISNKIQYVDNVNERVKSSFQHKELFFKPYDADQLREIMYNREDAFQDDVLSEDVIPLSAAFAAQEHGDARKAIDILRHAGEVAYEDGADRVEEQHVRQAQQHAEKDRFRELVSGAPTQAKAALLALSELSINSNDDAFLTSRVYDQYEQICEHLDVDILSVRRFRDLVKEQAFLGVVEIEKINKGSAGGIHLQNRLIEDPQVVRETILEDTRMQDWATE